A genomic window from Flavobacterium azooxidireducens includes:
- a CDS encoding glycosyltransferase family 17 protein, whose amino-acid sequence MLYDCFIFFNELDLLEIRLNELDGVVDKFVLVEADRTFQNTKKPFIFEENKERFSKYLHKIIHIKLTKYPLFIPVINPFSPWKIEFFQRDSVVNGLVNCKPDDIIMISDVDEIPNPVVIKNQIEKGVHKIYGLKMDMFMYYLNNKLTFDGGSNMSKEESKDGIWHCTALLPYKLLKKKPYKIRKTIMRTKRRGEVYEILPNAGWHFTYVGGAKKIVEKLESFSHTEYNLDEFKDINKISELIKKGKDLFGRDMEFEVVDLSYNLPNYLKTSEAQQKFKDLFIY is encoded by the coding sequence ATGTTATATGATTGTTTCATTTTTTTCAACGAATTGGATTTGTTGGAAATTAGATTGAATGAATTAGATGGTGTGGTTGATAAATTTGTTTTAGTTGAAGCTGACAGAACATTTCAAAATACAAAAAAACCTTTCATTTTTGAAGAAAATAAAGAACGTTTTTCAAAGTATTTACATAAAATAATACACATAAAACTTACTAAATATCCATTATTTATACCGGTCATTAATCCATTTTCACCATGGAAAATTGAATTTTTTCAACGTGATTCTGTTGTTAATGGATTAGTTAACTGTAAGCCCGATGATATAATCATGATTTCGGATGTGGATGAAATACCAAATCCGGTGGTAATTAAAAATCAAATAGAAAAAGGAGTTCATAAAATATATGGATTAAAGATGGATATGTTTATGTACTATCTTAATAATAAACTCACTTTTGATGGAGGAAGTAACATGTCTAAAGAAGAATCAAAAGATGGTATATGGCACTGTACAGCATTATTGCCTTATAAACTTTTAAAGAAAAAACCCTATAAAATTAGAAAAACGATAATGCGAACGAAAAGAAGAGGAGAAGTTTATGAAATTCTTCCCAATGCAGGATGGCATTTTACGTATGTTGGTGGAGCAAAAAAAATAGTTGAAAAGTTGGAATCATTTTCTCACACAGAATATAATCTAGATGAATTTAAAGATATCAATAAGATAAGCGAATTGATAAAAAAGGGTAAAGATTTGTTTGGAAGAGATATGGAATTTGAAGTTGTTGATTTATCGTATAACTTACCCAACTATTTAAAAACATCCGAGGCTCAACAAAAATTTAAAGATTTATTCATCTATTAG
- a CDS encoding lipopolysaccharide kinase InaA family protein yields the protein MKSSFLIQQNVDKEKIVDVIENFNQKGKLFDDRKRNKIKLFQFNEITINVKSFKIPNFINKIVYRFFRKSKARRSFEFANKLLENGIGTPQPFAFLENYDWIGLKDSYYVSEHLNCDLTYRELVEIPDYPNRDKILRQFTQFSYQLHQKGIEFKDHSPGNTLIKKTENGEYEFFLVDLNRMEFHDKMDFNLRMKNLCRLTPHKEMVAVMSNEYARISGESESLIFETLWKYTADFQYKYYRKKRLKKKFLFWK from the coding sequence ATGAAATCATCCTTTTTGATTCAACAAAATGTTGATAAAGAAAAAATTGTTGATGTAATTGAAAATTTCAATCAAAAAGGGAAATTGTTTGATGATCGAAAGCGAAATAAAATTAAACTTTTTCAATTTAATGAAATAACAATCAATGTAAAGTCGTTTAAAATCCCAAACTTCATTAACAAAATAGTTTATCGTTTTTTTAGAAAATCTAAAGCAAGACGTTCTTTTGAATTTGCAAATAAATTGTTAGAAAACGGAATTGGCACTCCGCAACCCTTTGCTTTTTTAGAAAATTATGATTGGATAGGTTTGAAGGACAGCTATTATGTTAGCGAACATTTAAATTGTGATTTGACTTACCGTGAGTTGGTTGAAATTCCGGATTATCCTAATCGAGATAAAATTTTAAGACAATTTACTCAGTTTTCTTATCAATTGCATCAAAAAGGAATTGAGTTCAAAGACCATTCTCCGGGAAATACTTTAATTAAGAAAACCGAAAATGGAGAATATGAATTCTTTTTAGTCGATTTAAATCGGATGGAATTTCATGATAAAATGGATTTTAATCTTCGAATGAAAAACCTATGCAGACTTACTCCTCATAAAGAAATGGTAGCCGTCATGAGTAACGAGTATGCTAGAATTTCCGGAGAATCTGAAAGTTTAATTTTTGAAACGTTGTGGAAATATACTGCTGATTTTCAGTACAAATATTACAGAAAAAAAAGATTGAAAAAGAAATTCCTTTTTTGGAAATAA
- a CDS encoding glycosyltransferase family 2 protein — MKVSIIITTYNAEEWLRKVLIGFSVQSVDDFEIVIADDGSTSKTKDIIDSFSSKFKHPIVHVWHEDDGFQKSKILNRAILKSSSDYLLFTDGDCIPRKDFVEVHLNNKEEGYFLSGGYFKLPMFISEAISAEDILNQNCFQIAWLKKHGLKVSFKLTKLTHSRLFAGFMNWLTPTKRSWNGHNSSGFKKDILAVNGFNHQMKYGGLDRELGERLFNLGLLSKQIRYSAICLHLDHKRGYSSPEIWNTNNAIRAYNKKHKVIKIEEGIDSL; from the coding sequence ATGAAAGTTTCAATAATTATCACCACATACAATGCAGAGGAATGGTTGCGAAAAGTCTTAATTGGATTTAGCGTTCAATCTGTAGATGATTTTGAAATTGTTATTGCCGATGATGGTTCTACTTCAAAAACAAAAGACATAATTGATAGCTTTTCATCAAAATTTAAACATCCAATTGTTCATGTTTGGCATGAAGATGATGGTTTTCAAAAATCAAAAATTTTAAATCGAGCCATACTTAAATCATCCTCAGATTATCTTTTGTTTACAGATGGAGATTGTATTCCTAGAAAAGATTTTGTAGAAGTCCATCTAAATAATAAAGAAGAAGGCTATTTTTTGTCCGGTGGATATTTTAAACTTCCAATGTTTATTTCTGAGGCAATTTCAGCAGAAGATATTCTCAATCAAAACTGTTTTCAAATTGCTTGGCTTAAAAAACATGGACTCAAAGTGAGTTTTAAGCTCACAAAACTCACACACAGTAGGCTTTTTGCAGGATTTATGAATTGGCTTACACCAACAAAACGCTCCTGGAACGGACACAATTCTTCCGGATTTAAAAAGGATATTCTAGCCGTAAACGGATTTAATCACCAAATGAAATATGGCGGTTTAGACAGAGAATTAGGTGAGCGATTGTTTAATTTAGGATTGTTGTCTAAACAAATTAGATACAGTGCTATTTGCTTGCATTTAGATCACAAAAGAGGTTATTCTTCCCCCGAAATATGGAATACAAATAACGCTATTAGAGCATATAATAAAAAGCACAAAGTGATTAAAATTGAAGAAGGAATTGATTCGCTTTAA
- a CDS encoding glycosyltransferase family 9 protein, protein MKILVIQQKRIGDVLTSTILCNNLKNKYPDAKIDYMCYPNCIDVLLENPSINEIIVLTNTVRKSYPKLFKFIFEIRKKKYDVVIDAYSKLETNLITFFSGAKYKISYDKGYSSFFYNHNIKRFKNGTKSELGLAIDNRLLLLKPLISEPITDYKPKIFLRKEEIEAAEQLLQKHEIIYGQKPLIMFGILGSEWYKTYPIEKMAKIIDFTVEKLDADIVFNYIPSQLEEAQKVYDFCDEKTKNNIHFDLYSEGLRPFLALLSRCSMLIGNEGGAVNMAKALSVPTFSLFSPSVDKETWQIFENEKENVSIHLKDLKPEIYEEHDEKYIKEHTFKYFDEYPLELILEKLNDFFNELNVKKA, encoded by the coding sequence ATGAAAATTTTAGTGATTCAACAAAAGAGAATTGGCGATGTTTTAACGAGCACTATTCTTTGTAACAATCTGAAAAACAAATATCCGGATGCTAAAATTGATTACATGTGTTATCCAAATTGCATTGATGTTTTGCTTGAAAATCCATCGATTAATGAAATCATAGTTTTAACTAATACGGTTAGAAAATCGTATCCAAAATTATTCAAATTCATTTTTGAAATCAGAAAGAAAAAATATGATGTGGTTATTGATGCTTACAGCAAATTAGAAACCAATTTAATTACTTTCTTTTCAGGAGCAAAGTATAAAATTTCTTATGATAAAGGCTATTCGTCTTTTTTTTACAATCACAATATCAAGCGATTTAAAAACGGGACAAAATCGGAATTAGGTTTAGCAATTGATAATAGACTTTTGCTTTTAAAACCATTAATTTCTGAACCTATTACAGATTATAAACCAAAAATTTTTCTTCGAAAAGAAGAGATTGAAGCGGCAGAACAATTACTTCAAAAACATGAAATCATTTACGGTCAAAAGCCTTTAATTATGTTTGGAATTTTGGGAAGCGAATGGTATAAAACCTATCCGATTGAAAAAATGGCTAAAATTATTGATTTTACGGTTGAAAAACTCGATGCAGATATTGTCTTTAATTATATTCCTTCTCAGTTGGAAGAGGCACAAAAAGTATATGATTTTTGTGATGAAAAAACAAAAAATAACATTCATTTTGATTTGTATAGTGAAGGTTTACGACCTTTTTTGGCTTTACTTTCACGTTGTTCAATGTTAATTGGAAATGAAGGCGGAGCAGTAAATATGGCAAAAGCATTAAGTGTTCCTACTTTTTCTTTATTTTCTCCTTCGGTGGATAAAGAAACATGGCAAATTTTTGAAAATGAAAAAGAAAATGTATCAATTCACTTAAAAGATTTGAAACCGGAAATTTATGAAGAGCATGATGAAAAATACATCAAAGAGCACACTTTTAAGTATTTCGATGAATATCCGTTAGAGTTAATTTTAGAAAAATTGAATGATTTTTTCAACGAATTAAATGTCAAAAAAGCTTAA
- a CDS encoding glycosyltransferase family 2 protein: MAISGLVITFNEEKMIGKCIDALFKVCDEVIIVDSLSKDRTVEIAKEKGAIVISQAFLGDGPQRSHGLPYCKNDWILNLDADEFLDKDAEEFIVKEKYLIGNYDAFSFRVKNYLADKLIDFAGWYPDHKVRFFNKQTARPSDSKVHQKIITQNEKKVSVHILHYGWASLDQIIAKKNQYSTWHAQQLYDQGKRINAFKPVLNGSIAFLRCYFLKKGFLNGLDGLTISLIQGFFSYAKYAKLIKLQKN, from the coding sequence ATGGCAATAAGTGGTTTGGTTATAACTTTTAATGAGGAAAAAATGATTGGCAAGTGCATCGATGCATTGTTTAAAGTGTGTGACGAAGTGATTATTGTTGACTCATTAAGTAAAGATAGAACGGTTGAAATTGCTAAAGAGAAAGGAGCGATCGTTATTTCACAAGCTTTTTTAGGTGATGGTCCGCAGCGATCTCATGGTTTGCCTTACTGCAAAAATGATTGGATTTTGAATTTGGATGCCGATGAGTTTTTAGACAAAGATGCTGAAGAATTTATTGTAAAAGAAAAGTATTTAATTGGAAATTACGATGCTTTTAGCTTTAGAGTTAAAAATTATCTTGCAGATAAATTAATTGATTTTGCAGGATGGTATCCCGATCATAAAGTTAGATTTTTTAATAAGCAAACTGCCAGACCGTCTGATTCAAAAGTGCATCAAAAAATCATTACGCAAAACGAAAAAAAGGTTTCAGTTCACATTCTTCATTATGGCTGGGCTTCTTTAGACCAAATAATTGCTAAGAAAAATCAATATTCAACGTGGCATGCTCAACAACTTTATGACCAAGGAAAAAGAATCAACGCTTTTAAACCAGTTCTAAACGGTTCAATTGCATTTTTAAGATGTTATTTTCTCAAAAAAGGATTTCTGAACGGTTTAGATGGTCTAACTATTTCTTTAATTCAAGGTTTTTTTTCATATGCAAAGTATGCAAAGTTGATTAAGTTGCAAAAAAACTAA
- a CDS encoding 2,3,4,5-tetrahydropyridine-2,6-dicarboxylate N-succinyltransferase, protein MNELQSIIEKAWENRALLQEETTISAIRNVIELLDNGKLRVAQPTTDGWQVNEWVKKAVVMYFPIQKMETWEAGIFEYHDKMLLKRDYAAKGIRVVPPAVARYGSYISKGVIMMPSYVNIGAYVDEGTMVDTWATVGSCAQIGKDVHLSGGVGIGGVLEPLQAAPVIIEDGAFIGSRCIVVEGIRVEKEAVLGANVVLTGSTKIIDVTGESPVEYKGFVPARSVVIPGTYTKKFPAGEFQVPCALIIGQRKPSTDLKTSLNDALREYNVAV, encoded by the coding sequence ATGAACGAATTACAATCTATCATAGAAAAAGCTTGGGAAAACAGAGCTTTATTGCAAGAAGAAACTACAATTTCAGCCATTAGAAATGTTATTGAATTATTAGATAACGGAAAACTTCGCGTTGCCCAACCAACAACTGATGGTTGGCAAGTGAATGAATGGGTTAAGAAAGCCGTAGTGATGTATTTCCCAATTCAAAAAATGGAAACGTGGGAAGCCGGTATATTTGAATACCACGACAAAATGCTTTTAAAACGTGATTATGCTGCAAAAGGCATTCGTGTTGTTCCTCCAGCTGTGGCTCGATATGGTTCATATATTTCCAAAGGTGTGATTATGATGCCGAGTTATGTGAATATCGGTGCGTATGTTGATGAAGGAACAATGGTGGATACTTGGGCAACCGTGGGCAGTTGTGCTCAAATTGGAAAAGACGTTCACTTGAGTGGCGGAGTTGGCATTGGTGGCGTTTTAGAACCGCTTCAAGCTGCACCGGTTATCATTGAAGATGGAGCTTTTATCGGTTCAAGATGTATTGTTGTAGAAGGAATTCGAGTAGAAAAAGAAGCCGTTTTAGGTGCGAATGTTGTTTTAACCGGTTCAACTAAAATTATTGACGTAACAGGCGAAAGTCCAGTTGAATATAAAGGATTTGTTCCTGCTCGTTCAGTGGTAATTCCGGGAACTTATACGAAAAAATTTCCAGCAGGAGAATTTCAAGTTCCGTGTGCGTTGATTATTGGTCAGCGTAAACCATCCACAGATTTGAAAACGAGTTTGAACGATGCGTTAAGAGAATATAATGTGGCGGTTTAG
- a CDS encoding copper resistance protein NlpE N-terminal domain-containing protein, translating to MKIKVITLMTLFFLVVSCAKKDKNETTDTTVVDSTEVVVNDDHNAKNSLDYMGMYQGILPCADCEGIETTLWIDENNYVLFTNYLGKKSKTKSEFRGSYVWNNEGNTIILEGIENAPNRYFVGENYLKQLDMDGNKIEGDLAEKYVLQKKSNVKVLPPPPPPAPILIKDVSYHPKSLENTSLIKNKWRLVELNGKPVINNNDHKKEMFIQLNNESRYSAFAGCNNMMGGFELKDEKSLIKFTKGASTMMACPDMTTEQEFAEMLEKVDNYSINGNSLSFNRARMAPLARFEAMK from the coding sequence ATGAAAATAAAAGTAATTACTCTAATGACTCTATTTTTTTTAGTAGTGAGCTGTGCTAAAAAGGATAAAAATGAAACAACCGATACAACGGTTGTAGATTCAACTGAAGTTGTTGTTAATGATGATCATAATGCAAAGAATTCTTTAGATTATATGGGAATGTATCAAGGTATTTTACCATGTGCTGATTGCGAGGGAATTGAAACTACTTTATGGATTGATGAAAACAACTATGTATTATTCACCAACTATTTGGGTAAAAAGAGTAAAACTAAGTCTGAATTTAGAGGTTCATATGTTTGGAACAATGAAGGAAATACTATTATTTTAGAAGGTATTGAAAATGCTCCAAATCGTTATTTTGTGGGAGAAAATTATCTAAAACAATTGGATATGGATGGAAATAAAATTGAAGGTGATTTGGCTGAGAAGTATGTGTTGCAAAAGAAATCAAATGTAAAAGTGTTACCTCCACCTCCGCCACCAGCACCAATATTGATAAAAGATGTTTCATATCACCCTAAGAGTCTTGAAAACACTTCTTTGATTAAAAATAAATGGAGATTAGTTGAACTTAATGGTAAACCTGTTATAAATAATAATGATCACAAAAAGGAAATGTTTATTCAACTGAACAATGAAAGTAGATATTCCGCTTTTGCCGGTTGTAATAATATGATGGGCGGATTTGAGTTGAAAGATGAAAAGTCACTAATCAAATTCACCAAAGGAGCTTCCACTATGATGGCTTGTCCGGATATGACAACTGAACAAGAATTTGCAGAAATGCTTGAAAAAGTTGATAATTACAGTATAAACGGAAATAGTTTATCATTCAATAGAGCAAGAATGGCTCCGTTAGCGAGGTTTGAAGCGATGAAATAA
- a CDS encoding type II toxin-antitoxin system RelE/ParE family toxin — MKIRFEKDFLLALNEQVEYIAKDKPKAARKFKSDLVKNLRKDLKRPFHFKKSIHFDNEIIRDYVFKGYVCVYFIDTENKIVTIFGFIKYKESL, encoded by the coding sequence ATGAAGATTAGATTTGAAAAGGATTTTTTATTGGCATTAAACGAACAAGTTGAATATATTGCAAAAGATAAACCAAAAGCTGCAAGAAAGTTTAAATCTGATTTGGTTAAAAATCTCCGCAAAGACTTAAAAAGACCATTTCATTTTAAAAAATCCATACATTTTGATAATGAAATTATCAGAGATTACGTTTTCAAAGGCTATGTTTGTGTTTATTTCATTGACACAGAAAATAAAATAGTAACCATTTTTGGTTTTATTAAATACAAAGAATCTTTATAA
- the ruvX gene encoding Holliday junction resolvase RuvX, translating into MPRILAIDYGIKRTGIAVTDELQIIASGLTTIPSETIISFLKDYFSKENVSTVLIGEPKQMNGLPSESTPIIEKFVTTFSTEFPEMKVVRVDERFTSKMAFQTMIDSGLSKKQRQNKGLVDEIAATILLQDYLTRKMI; encoded by the coding sequence ATGCCAAGAATCCTCGCCATAGATTATGGAATCAAACGAACCGGAATTGCAGTTACCGATGAATTGCAAATCATTGCATCCGGACTAACAACCATTCCATCCGAAACAATCATTTCTTTTTTGAAAGACTATTTTTCAAAAGAAAATGTTTCTACTGTTTTAATTGGCGAACCCAAACAAATGAACGGTTTACCATCAGAAAGCACACCAATTATTGAAAAATTTGTGACGACCTTTTCAACTGAATTTCCAGAGATGAAAGTCGTTCGTGTGGATGAACGTTTTACATCCAAAATGGCTTTTCAAACGATGATAGACAGCGGTTTAAGTAAAAAACAACGCCAAAATAAAGGTTTAGTGGATGAAATTGCCGCAACCATTTTGTTACAGGATTATTTGACCAGAAAAATGATTTAA
- the def gene encoding peptide deformylase, with amino-acid sequence MILPIVGYGDPVLRKVGAEISPEYPNLSELIANMYDTMYNAYGVGLAAPQIGLAIRLFIVDTAPFAESDDLSTEETEQLKSFKKTFINAKIVKEEGNEWGFNEGCLSIPEVREDVFRKERITIEYVDENFVKHSDVYDGLIARVIQHEYDHIEGILFTDKISSLKKTLIKKRLQNIIDGKIFPDYRMKFFNKKGR; translated from the coding sequence ATGATTTTACCAATTGTTGGATATGGTGATCCGGTTTTACGAAAAGTAGGTGCAGAAATTTCACCGGAATATCCCAATTTATCGGAACTTATTGCAAATATGTATGACACAATGTACAATGCATATGGCGTTGGTTTGGCGGCTCCTCAAATTGGTTTAGCCATTCGTTTATTCATTGTTGATACCGCTCCATTTGCCGAAAGCGATGATTTATCAACAGAAGAAACAGAGCAATTAAAATCATTTAAAAAAACATTCATCAACGCTAAAATTGTAAAAGAAGAAGGCAATGAATGGGGATTCAACGAAGGTTGTTTGAGCATTCCCGAAGTACGTGAAGACGTTTTCAGAAAAGAGCGAATTACAATTGAATATGTTGATGAAAATTTCGTTAAACATTCCGATGTTTACGATGGTCTAATCGCCAGAGTTATTCAGCATGAATATGATCATATTGAAGGCATTTTGTTTACCGATAAAATATCATCACTCAAAAAAACGTTAATTAAAAAAAGATTGCAAAACATCATCGACGGAAAAATTTTTCCTGATTATAGAATGAAGTTTTTCAACAAGAAAGGAAGATAA
- a CDS encoding DUF5606 family protein — translation MSLQKILAISGKPGLFELKIQTRTGFVAESFLDGKKITVGMRSNVSLLSEIAVYTYNEEIKLAEVFKAIATKENDGPTTISHKDDNSILTTYFREVLPEFDEDRVYPSDIKKIINWYNMLQPKGLVSVEALSKELKEAEKPAE, via the coding sequence ATGAGTTTACAAAAAATATTAGCCATTTCGGGAAAACCGGGATTATTCGAATTAAAAATTCAAACCAGAACAGGATTTGTTGCAGAAAGTTTTTTAGACGGAAAAAAAATCACTGTTGGAATGCGAAGCAATGTGAGTTTACTTTCTGAAATTGCCGTTTACACCTACAACGAAGAAATTAAGTTAGCCGAAGTTTTTAAAGCCATTGCTACAAAGGAAAATGACGGACCAACTACTATTTCTCATAAAGACGATAACAGTATTTTAACGACTTATTTCAGAGAAGTTTTGCCTGAATTTGATGAAGACAGAGTGTATCCTTCGGATATTAAAAAAATCATTAATTGGTACAATATGTTGCAACCAAAAGGATTAGTTTCGGTTGAAGCATTATCAAAGGAATTGAAAGAAGCTGAAAAACCGGCTGAATAA
- the mazG gene encoding nucleoside triphosphate pyrophosphohydrolase, producing the protein MNTRAKQLEAFGRLLDIMDDLREKCPWDKKQTLESLRHLTIEETYELGDAILDNDLQEIKKELGDLLLHIVFYAKIGSETNDFDIADVANSICDKLIDRHPHIYGDVVVANEEEVKQNWEKLKLKEGKKSVLEGVPKSLPALVKASRIQDKVKGVGFDWEEPHQVWDKVQEEISEFQEEVKSGNFEKMEAEFGDVLFSMINYARFLKINPEDALERTNKKFMKRFMYLESKAGELGKPLSDMTLAEMDVFWEEAKKLPK; encoded by the coding sequence ATGAATACAAGAGCAAAACAACTGGAAGCCTTTGGTCGCTTATTGGATATTATGGACGATTTGCGTGAAAAATGTCCGTGGGATAAAAAGCAAACCTTAGAAAGTTTACGCCATCTTACCATCGAAGAAACCTACGAATTAGGCGATGCCATTTTGGACAATGATTTGCAGGAAATCAAAAAAGAATTGGGCGATTTGTTGCTGCATATTGTTTTTTATGCAAAAATCGGCAGCGAAACAAATGATTTTGATATTGCTGATGTAGCGAACAGTATTTGTGATAAATTGATTGATCGTCATCCACATATTTATGGTGATGTAGTTGTTGCCAATGAAGAAGAAGTGAAGCAAAATTGGGAAAAACTAAAACTCAAAGAAGGTAAAAAATCAGTTTTGGAAGGTGTGCCGAAAAGCTTGCCAGCACTTGTTAAAGCAAGTCGAATTCAAGATAAAGTGAAAGGCGTTGGTTTTGATTGGGAAGAACCACATCAAGTTTGGGATAAAGTTCAGGAAGAAATTTCAGAATTTCAGGAAGAAGTAAAATCAGGAAATTTTGAGAAGATGGAAGCCGAATTTGGCGATGTTTTGTTTTCGATGATTAATTATGCACGGTTTTTAAAAATTAATCCTGAAGATGCTTTGGAGCGAACAAACAAAAAATTCATGAAACGATTTATGTATTTAGAAAGCAAAGCAGGTGAATTAGGAAAACCTTTATCAGATATGACATTGGCTGAGATGGATGTGTTTTGGGAAGAAGCAAAAAAACTTCCTAAATAG
- a CDS encoding antibiotic biosynthesis monooxygenase family protein produces the protein MNLPYYAVIFTSTRTEVDDDYNEMGTKMVELAKKQEGFLAVESARNDIGITVSYWQSLESIKQWKQNLDHLDAQQKGISKWYENYIVRICLVEKEYSFQK, from the coding sequence ATGAATTTACCTTATTATGCAGTTATTTTTACATCGACCAGAACTGAGGTGGATGATGATTATAACGAAATGGGAACAAAAATGGTTGAATTAGCCAAAAAGCAAGAAGGTTTTCTTGCCGTAGAATCGGCTAGAAATGACATAGGAATTACCGTTTCCTATTGGCAATCATTGGAATCCATCAAACAATGGAAACAAAATTTAGATCATTTGGATGCTCAACAAAAAGGAATTTCAAAATGGTATGAAAATTATATTGTTCGAATTTGTTTAGTTGAAAAGGAATATAGTTTTCAGAAATAA